From one Comamonas piscis genomic stretch:
- a CDS encoding efflux RND transporter periplasmic adaptor subunit, whose product MSNNKMTYSPQRRWWTAVGLAAAVVAAGGTALGLQSSHASAPAEAAAPPAMPVSVAQVLQKDVQLWDEFSGRLEAVQRVDVRPRVAGALHAVHFKEGALVKAGDLLFTVDPAPFAVEVDRAEAQVVAAKARMGYSQSEAERAARLWEERAIAQKELDERTNARREADANLRAAQAALQTAKLNLGYTQVRAPVAGRMGRIDVTVGNLVSAGAGAPVLTTLVSVNPMYASFDADEQIVTNALQGLRQGKSARALIESIPVQMGVGTSGATPYNGHLQLIDNQVDARSGTVRVRAVFDNADGALMAGQFARVRMGQPHSQQALLINERAVGTDQSKKFVLVVGEGNKAEYREVQLGAPFEGLRLVTSGLKAGERIVVNGLQRVRPGAVVAPQDVPMTNKSELKGEAQQAANDGSKPAA is encoded by the coding sequence GCACGGCGCTGGGCCTGCAAAGCTCGCACGCCAGTGCGCCGGCCGAAGCCGCAGCGCCACCGGCCATGCCCGTCTCCGTCGCCCAGGTGCTGCAAAAAGACGTGCAGCTCTGGGATGAATTCTCTGGCCGGCTCGAAGCGGTGCAGCGCGTGGATGTGCGCCCGCGTGTGGCCGGCGCGCTGCATGCGGTGCACTTCAAGGAAGGCGCGCTGGTCAAGGCGGGCGATCTGCTCTTCACGGTAGATCCGGCACCTTTTGCGGTCGAAGTTGACCGCGCCGAAGCCCAGGTGGTGGCGGCCAAGGCCCGCATGGGTTACTCGCAAAGCGAAGCTGAACGCGCCGCCCGCCTGTGGGAAGAGCGCGCTATTGCGCAAAAGGAGCTGGACGAGCGGACCAATGCACGCCGCGAAGCGGACGCCAACCTGCGCGCTGCCCAGGCCGCGCTGCAGACGGCCAAGTTGAACCTGGGCTACACGCAGGTGCGCGCACCGGTGGCAGGCCGCATGGGCCGTATTGATGTGACCGTGGGCAACCTGGTGAGCGCCGGCGCCGGCGCGCCGGTGCTGACCACCTTGGTCTCCGTCAATCCGATGTATGCCAGTTTTGATGCGGACGAGCAGATCGTCACCAACGCCCTGCAAGGCCTGCGCCAAGGCAAGAGCGCCCGCGCGCTGATCGAGAGCATTCCCGTGCAGATGGGGGTGGGCACCAGCGGCGCCACGCCGTACAACGGCCACCTGCAGTTGATTGACAACCAGGTGGATGCGCGCAGCGGCACGGTGCGGGTGCGTGCGGTGTTTGACAACGCCGATGGCGCGCTGATGGCCGGCCAGTTTGCCCGCGTGCGCATGGGCCAGCCCCATAGCCAGCAGGCCCTGCTGATCAACGAGCGGGCCGTGGGCACGGACCAGAGCAAGAAGTTTGTGCTGGTGGTGGGCGAGGGCAACAAGGCCGAGTACCGCGAAGTGCAGCTGGGTGCGCCGTTTGAAGGCCTGCGTCTGGTGACCTCAGGCCTCAAGGCGGGAGAGCGCATTGTGGTCAATGGCCTGCAGCGCGTGCGCCCCGGCGCTGTGGTGGCACCGCAGGATGTGCCCATGACCAACAAATCCGAGCTCAAGGGCGAAGCGCAGCAGGCAGCCAACGATGGCTCCAAGCCCGCCGCCTAA